The Intestinibaculum porci DNA window TCCTGCTTTTAGTGAAGTATTGGTGTATAAACGTAAAGGCAATAAAGTCAAAGGAAAAGTCATGAGCTTAAAGAAATTCATCAAGAAGTATGGTGAAGAAGAACTGCAGTTAATCGATGAGTACTATGATGACGATTCCGCAAAATATGGCGGTACCATCTTATGTGATGATGACGTGCTCTATTTTGAAATGAATATCATTATCTTAGGGGATATGTATTACCTTCTTGATGCCAATGACCTAGATGAAGAAGAGGATTCAGAAGAAGGCCAAGATGATGAAGTTGAAGAAGATGAAAATAATGAAGATGCTGATGATGACGAAGAAGACGATGATGTTGCAGAAACATTAGAAGACATCGAAGAAGCCCTCGATCATTTAGAAAAGAAAGAGCTGCCATGGGCAGAACGTGTGCTCGTTAAAAATACTACCTTTGAACAGCGTCGTAAGATCGTTGAAGATTCTTTAGGCGGTGATGTCACTTGTGCTGGTGATGATGTTATTGCGGAAATGTATAATGACTACATTGATGGTAAAATTGAATTAGCGGATATCAACCGTGAATATATGAAAATGATGGGTGGAGAATAAGAACCTGACATATATTATTTTTGATAAAGTCAGATGACTTTGTGAAAGACTACGATTTTCGTGGTCTTTTTCTTTACCTTTTTTGATCTCATTAATGTGTTTGTGAAAGGAGCGTTTATGATTGATCAGAAGAAACACTTATTAACGATCGGAAAACAGATTGAACACTTAAAAAGCAAAGGCATTGCTTTTGACTTAGTCAGTGAAAAGGATGCCTTTTCCTATCTCCAAAATGAGAGTCATTTCTTTAAACTCATCGCTTATCGTAAAAATTATCAGAAATATGAATATGGGGATCATGCCGGTCAGTACATTCATTTAGAATTTGGTGACTTGGAAGATTTAACAGAAATTGATCGTTTCTTAAGAAGTGTCTTATTACAGTTATCTTTAGATGTTGAATACTACGCTAAGATGAAGATCCTCACAGTCATTGAAGAACATCACGAAGATGGCTATCAGATTGTGGTAGATTTCATGGATTATCTGAAAGATGTCAATAAATATGGCAAAGTAAACGAATTTGAAAGATGTAAGAATGATCTGGAACGTAACCGTACATCTCCTTATTGTGGAGAGTTAGTGAAAAAGTATTCTCCAAATTATCCTGTATGGGTCTTTATGGAAATCGTTCCCTTTGGTAGAACAATTTCTTTCTACAAATTCTGCGGGGATCGCTATCATGATCGAGAGATGATTAGGGAACATTATTTATTAAAGACGTGTAAAGACATTCGTAATGCCGCTGCTCATAATAACTGTATTTTAAATGATCTTCATTTGCATACGGCTAAATATAGGGTGAATCCATTAGTAGCCCAAGTGCTATGTCAGATTCCCACTATTTCCAAGTCTTCAAGAAATAAACGTATGAGTAATATTCGCTTACAGCAGATTGTTTCCTTACTTTACATGCATAACAAGATTGTGACAAGTGAAAAAGTGCATCAGGCGGCTTCATTATTATTACATGCGCTTGATCAGAGATTCTTTATCCATGATTATCACAATAATTCTTTGATTTATGAATCCTTTGTATTTCTTCATAAAATTATCGATTGGTGGTTTTAAAAAATGAATTGACGATTGATAACTAAGAAATTTTGACGAGCAACGGCTGGGCTCTCATTTTTTCATTACGTCATTGACAATGATAAAGTGATCAGGTAAAATTTAGTCGCACAAAAAAACATATTTATGTTTTATAAGGGCCGGAGTAACGTCTGGCTCTAATTTTTTATTTAAAGAAAAGGAAAATTGATTTTTCACAAGTGACTTGAGAATGAATAACTGCAGGTAAGGTGTATTTTTTCTTTACACTATTGACAATTGAAAATAAATTATGTATATTTTATCCAGACAACAAAACATATTTATGTTTTACAAGGGCCGGAGTAACGTCTGGCTCTAATTTTTTATTTAATAGAAAAGGAAGTTTAATTTTTACAAGTGACTCGGAGTGACTCGGGGAATGAATAACTGCTTGTCAAGAGACTAGTAATGAATTATAATACGAGTAACACAACGATAAGGACTAGTACATAACAGAAAGTATCAGAGAGGAAGAGAAGGGTGTGAATCTTCTTGCGGCATGTTATGGAATTCACCTTGGAGTGCGGTTAATCCCCGCCGTAGAACTAC harbors:
- a CDS encoding Abi family protein, yielding MIDQKKHLLTIGKQIEHLKSKGIAFDLVSEKDAFSYLQNESHFFKLIAYRKNYQKYEYGDHAGQYIHLEFGDLEDLTEIDRFLRSVLLQLSLDVEYYAKMKILTVIEEHHEDGYQIVVDFMDYLKDVNKYGKVNEFERCKNDLERNRTSPYCGELVKKYSPNYPVWVFMEIVPFGRTISFYKFCGDRYHDREMIREHYLLKTCKDIRNAAAHNNCILNDLHLHTAKYRVNPLVAQVLCQIPTISKSSRNKRMSNIRLQQIVSLLYMHNKIVTSEKVHQAASLLLHALDQRFFIHDYHNNSLIYESFVFLHKIIDWWF